DNA from Helcococcus ovis:
ATTTTATAGATTTATAGTTAAGTCTTCTTCAATACTTGATATTATCGAAAATATATTTTTCAATTCATATTATTCATTGGAAGAATTAGCAAATGATTCATACCTAAGTGTTTCAACCACTTATAGAATAATCAATAAATTTAATACTATTTCCAAAAAATATTACGGGTTTGAAGTTGATACAAAAAATCTAGATTTCAAAGGGGATGAAAGAAACGTAAGGACTTTTTTTGTTCAATTATTTAAAGAAAAATATGCATATAGCGAATGGCCTTTTAAGGAAATAGAAAGATCAAGTTTTCATAATATGATTATAGAATTTTACAATATAAATAATGCAAAATTTGTATATTCATTTTTAGAAATCATGTCTCTTATTTGTGCTGTAAATTTTACCAGAATAAAAAACAAAGGTTTTATAATGAACAATATCGATAAAAATAATATTAATTTAAATTCACTACAAAACTATATAAATTCTAATCCTTTTAAGGAATTTTTCAACAAATTTAATATTGTATTAAATGAAGATAATTTAATAGAACTGTTTTATAATTATCTAAATAAGGACTTTATATTTAGTTTTAAGGAAATGATTGAAAAATCTAAATATGTAAATTTAATATCCTCTTCATTACTAAAAATTCTTTCTGAAACAGATCGAATACGAAAAAAATTTAAGTTAAATCTAGAAAATTTAGATGAGCTGATAATTCGTATTCACAATGGAGCAATTTTATATAATACCAATACAAACATAAATTACATTGCATACAACAGGAATGATTTTTACGTAACACAAATCAAACAGGTATTCCCAAAATTTACTAAGGATGTAGAACTTTTCATACAAGATTTGCTTATTGAAATCAAAGGTGTTGCCAAGCCATTTGAAATAAATCATTTAACGTATATCTTAATTTCAACATGGAATGACCTAATACCTCAATTATTTTCAAAGAAAAGTAAATTGAAAACACTAATACTAAGTAGATTTAATTCCTACCACGCCGGCAGTCTAAAAAGTCAACTTGATTTATACTTCAAGTTAATTTTAGACACTCATCTGTACACAGAAAATATTTTAGATTTAAAACACATTGAAAATAGTGATTACGACCTAATCATTGCTGATTTCAACCCACCAGAAAAAATAAATCAACCTTGGTTTTACATCCATGAAAATCCAACAATTAAAGACTATCTATCAATATCAGAAACAATATCACTATTGATAAATAAAAGATGGATAATAGATAATGATGAATAGTATTAAATTTTTCGAAAAGGTCAGTATTGCACTATGATAAATTAGTTATATAAGAAGCCGAGCTGCGTTGCCCTTGGGAACAACGTAGCTCGGCAGTTTTTATATTTTACCCCTATTTTGAACATTTTACAGATGAAATCTCTATTTTTAACACTTTCATCTGCTTTTATCGGATAAATTTACGGATAAAATATCCGATTTCATTGATTTCATCTGCTTTTATCGAAGTAATTCACATTCCTACTTAAAATTTACAGACAAAAATGGCAAATAAAGGCTTTTTGTCTGCTATTTTCTTCAAAATATTCAAAATTTTACGGACAAAACTTAGAAAATTTAGAAATCTATCTGCTTTTAATTATTAAAAAAATGTAACAATATTGGCATTAACATTTTCTTTCATTTCTTGCATAATTTTATAAATGAGGAATGATGAAAGAACTACAAATTTTGCTTCAAAAAGAAATTGAAAAGCATCTTATTTATTACAAATATGTCAAAAATTACAACTATTTACAAGGTAGATTAGTTGTATCAAATTCTCATGAAAGAATTCAATTTTATCACG
Protein-coding regions in this window:
- a CDS encoding helix-turn-helix domain-containing protein; this translates as MNNLFSKSTLRHIEIIKLLHMYSNTVNKNKILIELDIKDSTIKKDIVTMNQLYSDILTIKLDNNIIELQYINNCSIESFYRFIVKSSSILDIIENIFFNSYYSLEELANDSYLSVSTTYRIINKFNTISKKYYGFEVDTKNLDFKGDERNVRTFFVQLFKEKYAYSEWPFKEIERSSFHNMIIEFYNINNAKFVYSFLEIMSLICAVNFTRIKNKGFIMNNIDKNNINLNSLQNYINSNPFKEFFNKFNIVLNEDNLIELFYNYLNKDFIFSFKEMIEKSKYVNLISSSLLKILSETDRIRKKFKLNLENLDELIIRIHNGAILYNTNTNINYIAYNRNDFYVTQIKQVFPKFTKDVELFIQDLLIEIKGVAKPFEINHLTYILISTWNDLIPQLFSKKSKLKTLILSRFNSYHAGSLKSQLDLYFKLILDTHLYTENILDLKHIENSDYDLIIADFNPPEKINQPWFYIHENPTIKDYLSISETISLLINKRWIIDNDE